From Huiozyma naganishii CBS 8797 chromosome 11, complete genome, a single genomic window includes:
- the KNAG0K01310 gene encoding uncharacterized protein (similar to Saccharomyces cerevisiae CSG2 (YBR036C); ancestral locus Anc_3.227), whose protein sequence is MSANILWFTVVSSYIVQTKCFSRILSRQKYSSYNNSDGADNSDGVSTPIQNLSVQMAIVYFASWLLLLPIARIWNITTLKSSALESGAESSSSLNLVRSTDNFFDETTNGSRWTRIRERFRFCSKILLLSILLVIPIISYTVALSLSPAFDVTLIQNTSTFEIVTLLYGVFNIAKRKNVFRNFVIMMVALMGILIVSYTNATCDLLAGKLSINKETGEVNDPFLFDRLKASLLCGLCSLALGPFAVLSQKWLTNQRAETNRKTLFFITITCIVLLLPLLPKDSKFFATMAEDNLGCFLLLGIVGGIVPNVISIIMLNKCSAPEFITTTNLAIIVLMGLSQWICESNETFIVRWEVIGYLMLTVSGLALFFTLRPVKNRN, encoded by the coding sequence ATGTCTGCTAACATACTCTGGTTCACTGTGGTGAGCAGCTATATCGTTCAAACTAAATGTTTCTCGAGGATTTTGTCGAGACAGAAGTACAGTAGCTACAATAACAGTGATGGTGCAGACAATAGTGATGGCGTCAGCACGCCAATTCAGAACCTCTCCGTCCAAATGGCCATTGTGTATTTTGCATCGTGGTTGCTTCTTCTGCCCATTGCTCGTATTTGGAATATCACGACGTTGAAGAGTAGCGCCCTCGAAAGTGGTGCAGAGAGCTCTTCTAGTTTGAACCTGGTGAGGAGCACGGACAACTTCTTTGACGAGACGACAAACGGGTCGAGATGGACTCGTATTAGGGAGAGGTTTCGCTTCTGTAGCAAGATCCTCCTCCTGTCCATACTCCTCGTGATCCCCATAATTTCGTACACGGTAGCATTGTCGCTCTCCCCAGCGTTTGACGTCACTTTGATCCAAAACACGTCCACTTTTGAGATCGTCACTCTTCTCTACGGAGTCTTCAATATCGCCAAGCGGAAGAACGTGTTCCGGAACTTCGTCATTATGATGGTCGCTCTGATGGGGATTCTCATCGTGTCGTACACTAACGCGACGTGCGACTTACTCGCGGGGAAATTGTCCATCAACAAGGAAACTGGGGAAGTGAACGACCCGTTCCTTTTCGATAGACTGAAGGCATCGTTACTCTGCGGACTGTGTTCGCTCGCATTGGGACCCTTTGCAGTGCTTTCGCAAAAATGGCTCACCAACCAAAGGGCGGAAACGAACAGGAAAactcttttcttcatcacAATCACCTGTATCGTTCTGCTACTACCTCTACTGCCAAAGGATTCGAAATTTTTTGCCACCATGGCTGAGGATAACCTAGGctgttttcttctgttAGGTATTGTCGGTGGTATCGTCCCCAACGTCATCTCGATAATAATGCTAAACAAATGCTCCGCCCCAGAGTTCATCACCACAACAAATCTAGCGATTATAGTGTTAATGGGGTTATCACAGTGGATATGCGAGTCTAATGAAACATTTATTGTCAGATGGGAGGTTATTGGCTACCTCATGTTAACAGTGAGCGGGCTGGCTTTGTTCTTCACTCTACGCCCTGTGAAGAATAGAAACTAG
- the KNAG0K01320 gene encoding SCO family protein (similar to Saccharomyces cerevisiae SCO2 (YBR024W) and SCO1 (YBR037C); ancestral locus Anc_3.225), protein MLLSRQAPNSTMFRSILSRNIVQKSSRLVYRCPTPLISRMGLSVSARTNQLSRTPVGGSESKKGGGFKESTVEFSAGKATLLFLIVGGLSYYIFEREKKRLESEQHSEDTRGFGRPQIGGNPFDLTDQDGNKFTEQNLLGKFSLVYFGFSHCPDICPDELDKLGVWLDTLKKDNIKTQPIFVTCDPARDSPEVLKEYLKDFHEGIVGLTGSYDDIKKMCKQYRVYFSTPPDVKPGQDYLVDHSVFFYLMDPEGQFVEAIGLNYDETSGAEKIKQCVRGYLPKAEREKLAKKNKSFWW, encoded by the coding sequence ATGCTCCTAAGTCGACAAGCCCCGAATAGCACCATGTTTAGGTCCATACTCTCGCGTAACATAGTACAAAAAAGTTCCAGGTTGGTGTACCGATGCCCCACCCCATTGATCTCTCGAATGGGTTTATCCGTTTCAGCTAGGACAAACCAATTGAGCAGGACTCCTGTTGGTGGGTCTGAATCGAAAAAAGGGGGTGGGTTTAAAGAATCAACGGTAGAGTTTTCAGCGGGTAAAGCCACGCTTCTGTTCTTGATCGTTGGGGGGCTCTCTTACTACATTTTTGAGagggaaaagaagagactGGAATCCGAACAGCATAGCGAAGATACTAGGGGGTTTGGTAGACCACAGATTGGTGGGAATCCCTTTGACTTGACGGATCAAGATGGAAACAAGTTTACTGAACAGAATCTACTGGGGAAATTCTCACTGGTTTATTTTGGTTTCAGTCACTGCCCTGATATATGTCCCGACGAGTTGGATAAGTTGGGAGTTTGGCTTGATACCTTAAAGAAGGACAACATTAAGACCCAACCAATATTTGTCACCTGTGACCCTGCGAGGGACTCCCCAGAAGTGCTCAAGGAATACTTGAAGGATTTTCACGAAGGTATAGTGGGTCTAACGGGTTCTTATGACGATATCAAGAAAATGTGCAAACAGTACAGGGTGTATTTTTCTACTCCTCCAGACGTTAAACCTGGTCAGGATTACTTAGTGGACCATTCCGTTTTCTTCTACTTGATGGATCCTGAAGGGCAGTTTGTAGAAGCCATAGGGTTGAACTATGACGAAACGTCTGGTGCAGAGAAGATCAAACAGTGTGTCAGGGGGTACCTTCCAAAGGCGGAGAGAGAAAAACTggccaaaaaaaacaagagcTTTTGGTGGTAA